The stretch of DNA tttcgcttatttaaAGAAccgtttttacctttatcatttttttaaacgatatcctttcgattggtttatttttattttcatatggggggatgttgcagtgggatttcccgtttgttctagatgggtagttagttttttccACTTAATAcatgaggacgctttttatcctttgaataaggctgaaggaacaaaccatcaagtacgggagaaaaaatagttaataaaactgctcagtgggcattagataaatcaagttgtaataaatatacgcattctgacaccaaacttttcaatttacaaagtttgaacagaacaacgtctgtcgggtcctctagtatatatatatatatatatgtatatatatatatatattagattcagacagtttgaaaataaaatagtgcCAGCCATTTAaggtaaaagttccaagctgtttCAATATACAACAACCTACTGTACCTAGGGACACATCCTgctgtactatgggaaagtcttcatgattcaggaaacagccatatgcttgaaccaattttgtacccaaaaacaaaaacaattttattttcatagcAATGAATTAAATCctgaataatgaataatgaaatatgaacaatgCATTATTATCTAACAATAAATGTGCTTAAAAGACTATATTAGTTTAGAACATTGTTTTAtattcctaaatatttttttattattaagaaCCTTGGAAGGTGTCCTAAgatacaatatgtttggctgtccccaGGTACAATCAACATGTGGTTCAAGAAAAACCTTAAtagtggtcaatctagatgcactatcatcattttctcataaccaaaatatttaaagtacttttcttttataacaaagtaaaattcagttgattagtattacaaatacaaatacagaaaatgaaataaaaatgaagaaaatattcactttggactcaaaaacttttctttatttcataaaatcgccaattttactcatttgatgctgttttttactatggcaccatttagcgGTGAAAGTTACTATTAAAGATTATAAAAACATGGTtgataaaaatagattcttagaaattatcaGTGTCCCAAGGTGCAAACGTTCCatggtacaacactctcccctacgtGCAACACTAAGCATATctgcaggcccgacgagaggtcatatcagcctagtcggaaacttgGGGTCcgaaccttggggggggggggcgacactgaccgaaaaaaaagaagaaaagaaatttaaaaaaaggaggattaaaaaagaaaggaagagagaaggggggggggactccgaataagagaaaacgtaaggattaagtaaaatttggtcttttggtatttactgttgtggcacttaaaatagagttgaTTGTTTTCCAggaagcagttttgatttttttctccccccccccctccccccccttttcttttttcccttcctcccttttttcttcttttccccttttcttttctttttcttcttctttttttttgggggggcgggagggggcccggcgacataactgactaggggaccgccttggctctctgcggccctgcatTTCAGCTAGCTGTAATAAAAAAGTCATTCCTTATAGTCTAGATTTTGTTttgggaaatgcatttttttttttttttcaataaattcattTGTCATTCAGTCACACAAATCTATTTATAGGTTTTCCTACTTTTGGTGGCAGCAGTCGTGGCTACGAATTATCCCACAGTGATTCAAAAGATCATCTATCCGAGTTACCCACTAAGTTCTTACAGTGTTCCTGATGACAGAGTTCAGGCTGTAACCTATGAATCTGACTACCCCTACGTGTATGGAAGTTATCCATACGGATATAGCAGAGTCTTGTCATATCAATATATATGAACATCAAAACGGGAGAAGATATAATAGGCAAGTCTAAGCTTTCCATTAAAACtgtttaaaatctgtttttttagTATGATAAGcatgtatttaaaagaaatatttcagttGAAAACCTAGTTCATAGCAAATGTACAAAGACCAATACAATTAAATGTTTGTGATACATTGCTCAAAACGGATGGTGACTACGCACGCTCTAGCATACTTGAACAAGCAAACTCGAACAAGTGTAAAACAATTTTACTCAAGATAGCTTTTTATATAAACATTTTGTTTGAGTAAAACTGCCTGGTAGTTATGctgtcaactctcgataactcgaagccttttaactcgaaaatttttgTACCTTAAAGCTTTAATTGGGTTCCAAGCTCTTAAGAAAGCGGTGGGAACTTCCCATAATTCAAGCTACAATAACTGGTAGGTTTAGTCGAATCTTTCTCTAGTAGCACAATCAGTTGGGAGATGGTTGGTCAACGGTGGAGCTTATGGCTGGTCAACGGTGGAGCTTATGGTTGGCCAACGGTAAACAATGTCCATGTTGGCAACCGTTACCCAACCAACCATTTGCCAACAAAAGGCCAACGATCTGCTGCAGTGCCTAACAATTTCCCAACGATGGCCCATCGAAAATATTCACGGTTGGCCCAGCGTTGACCAGAAACTGTAGGGTCATCATTGGCTCATCGTTAGTTGCCAACCCTCCATTCCCCACCAGTTTCTACTGTTAGCCACCGTTGGCCACCAACTCCCCACTATGCGTGCTACTTGAAttgggactttgagttatcaAGAAATGACAATAACTTGAACTCCGATGGACGAATGATCAAACGATTTCATTTGGCACAGTAATTCAATTTCGGCAGTGAAGAAATCCGGTTTGTTTCTGGCGCAAAAATTTGATGGGCTTGTGCTATAAAATAAGAGTTCCTCCTTTATTTCCACAAGCAAAAAGAAGGACAAAGACAGGAGAGTGCTGTTGTCAGAGCCATACAATACGCTCACTCAAATTTGCTTGCCCAAACATATTAGACAAGTAAAATTGAGCGTGAATAGGCACCTTGATAAAACGTCTCTAAAAATAGCAAGttgaagagggaaaaaaatactaaatggcttgatttaaaaaataaaacgagctgatgtgtgcatcacatgactttcttttactccaatttaatgtcatttccccattacttgcAATTTGgcatgtgattcaatagtttactctctaaatattaccaacaatggccacattgaaatcagattttaaaaaaataaataaataaataaaaatagccaagtttgtcgccaagttggcgacaaatttggcgaacaaaaaactggcgatatatcaccgtgtccgccaaattatacaaacacttgagtttacatcaaaattaacaataatttcccaccaaaaaggggcaaaagacccctttagaaacacccgaatgtaaccaaaagcgTTTTGTATcgtttttattttacatcgggaggggggggggaattttcgtTTACAAGGGCACtctttttatctttatcatttttttaaacgatatcccttcgattgttttattctttttcatttgaggAACGCTGCAGcgggattttcctttttttctacatgggtagttagttttttatacttagtatcagaggatgatttttatcctttgggtgtggctgaaagaacaaaccatacaatctatgaagatctttcatgtacgagagaaaaaatagttgatgaaACAACTGCTCATtgggcactagataaatcaagttgtaataaatataagcattctgacaccaaacagcttaaaacattttctatttacttttttttttctttaacaaaatgttcaaacacttgatagtttattgaaatttttcaacttttcaatttacgaaGTTTGAGCAGAACAATGTCTGTCGGGTCTTCTAgtcgaaaataattattttcataggaTATTCATCTTCTGCTTAATCGAAAGTATCACACAATTTTTCTCGTTTCCGTACACGCCGTTTTCTCCtactttatgttaaaattattgaaatcgtAACTTTACCTTAAGCTCTCCACGACATTCTACCCATGCAAATTcttataacaatttttttctgtatcGAATTGACAGTTATAGCCATTGTAAACTTATTGAAATGCCCTCGCCGTATCAAAACTTTGCTCCAATAGCACTAGTTTTAGTTAAATTCTCTTAATGatgaaccaaaaatttatttcCGATGAAAACTGGCAGCATAATTAGAGTGTGTTGCTCATGTGTTTTAATATTatcattagagacgtaccgagtactcggtaactactcggtactcggccaatttgccaagtactcggtactcgaacaagttttgatcagatactaggcCAATACGGagtatttgtgaaaaattgaatattattcaaaacaaattttacaattaataaaacagttCAAGCATATGATACACTGTAATAATTCACAATTCAAAtaaacaagtcaaatttaaattttgagaataacgaagtttgttatgcttcaatggagcaAATCTTATTTTGAATgtctccaaagttaataaaacttatttatcaaaaatgggcaaaaaaaggtaaacatagaaaatatgaaattgttacattattaaatggatttttactacaaacaaaacttatttataacaaatatggaaatacctttgcttaaaaaataaaagcaaataaaataattttaaaagcacaaatgtgcaggaacactgcaggcacgtgttttagcgttacaaggaatgcctttttcaatgcagataatgtgagcttatggatttaaagacatccgacaagggcagatttttttttttttttttttttttttttttttttttttttgtcagatgtctttacaTTTATTAGCTCACATTTTGTTCACTGAAAAacacgttccttgtaacgcagaaacacgtgtctgcagtgttcctgcacatttgtgcgtttaaaaatgttttatttgcttttgacaattatttatgtttgacggattagaactataatagattgatacaatttgtttaaattccaacttgattaatcataccttttatttatttgtttatttttaattccaaaaataacttttttgtaaaatttttgacacaaacaaaattttttaaagaattcgtAATTACATTTCAGCTGGAATTCAGTTTTAGAAACTATTTTATGGACATTGAGGTCTGTACTACTATtacaatgaattaaaaatttatcacGTGTATGTCGGTAGATCCttaaacataattggtactcggtaactcggtactcggccgagtagtggaAGGCGGAGTacccaaagtgctactcggtacgtctctaattaccatttaaaaagaaaatttctcctGCACCGCGAATTACAACACAAGGCTTACAGAAGTAAGTAAGAACAGTATTAAAAAATACgtaatcaaaaaataaagaaataacataTGGAATACAAGAAAAGAAGGCGATAAAAGACAAACTACTCTACACAAGAGcataaaaagagagaaagaaaggggAGTTAATGGATCATCTAAGAATACAGCTTGAAGAAAAAGGTGCTTCCAACAGAAAAAAGTTCCCAATACAAGAAGAAATGTTCTACGGTTTTGGTTGCCGTACTTGCAGCTCAAGAGCATGAATgccaaatattttaaagcaaaatctgaaATGTCTGTATCTGATGAGGATTTCAGTAATTTCAAAGctattgaaaaaacataatttgtgaCATAAAAGCATACGTGAGAGAAAAAAGGGGGGGTTAAGCAATATTTCAAACTATGTGTTTAAGTTTATAATTGCTAGTTGAGAATGTGAAAACGTAAGAAGAATAATGCCTACGTTCGACTCTTAACAACAAAATGAACTGcaataaaagttttataaaataatattttgcacaaataGGCCAAGATAGTTTTCCTTCTGTAAAAACTACGCTGCTcagcatgtatttttaaaaaagctcgaTGAACTTAGTCTAAAATCAAGGATTCATGGAACATTAATCTtcaacctcccccctcccctccccgtgCGCACGCTCAGTTTCTGACGAATAATATATCTGAATATGTTGCATTGCATTGGATTGAAAGAAAACGCACAGCAAGATTTTTCCAAGCATGGTGTTATCtgttaatcacatttttaaataatctaagCTAAGtgggaaaagaattttttttgctttcttaaggggtcagtacctttcaagcaatttcatttaatttatataaattttatatttctttgaaaccataacatgcatacttatttcgtaatcaataatttattttcaaattttaaaaatattgcctactttttttgaaaattcaaaaaaatgaggaaaatttcaacttcttaaaatccctaaggcttttttatttttgcactaatttaaaaaacgttttttgcaaaacgatcactataatcatctctaaaaatctgtgcattcatttgcttatgagttcattcgaaaattttctgtgattaattacgtaaaaaatcaaagattttcttttaaaatttggtttttaaaggcttaacatgctctaaacattaaagtaatttataaaatgcttatccaatgcacagttttgtcaaatatgttatcccaattgcaaaaagtagtactttaaagctgtatcttcaatagaaaaaaaatccttagggattctaatgacatgaaaacacaaaaaaaaaagcatcatcgagaaaaaacaatttgaagtttttcttttgcataagaacacatagagagcatggcctaaaaccactcataaagttttaaatatttgaactaaagcattgaaacttttcccctgtgttcagaatagtttttgctttgaaatgagcaataaattttttttgatcgtttgatcatttttgaggtactgtaaccctttaataaaataaactgcatttatcTTTAATAAATAGCTCATGGCGATTTCATTCTTGTAGTCTTATCATTTCATGATCTTCCAGGAGGATGAAGAGCAGCTGAATGTATAGAACAGCAAAAAGAACAGCATGTGTAGTTTCAGAAATGAAGTGAAGTGATGACAAGAGTGCAAAATGCATGGAAATAGTAATTTCATATTACTACTGCTGTATCGCAATCTTGTATATGATGaagcaataaacatttttatattttctacgACCAAACTTAAATGTAGATTGTAAAgtaaaaacacacatacacacataaaggaaacgatattttaaaatatgcataagaGTATTATTTGAAATTCTTATATCTTTAAATTGTATTCATGATCCTTTCATTAGCAAAAACTGTTAATTTacacagataaatatttttatgttgctACTTTATGGACACAGTTTAATGcggtaaatatttacattttttttccgacAAAGTTCAAATCAGCGGCTCgtaaactgggggggggggcgtagaagaATTTCAAGAGAGGCGTGaggatataaaatataaaataacaactAAGCAAACaatgagttttcaattttgacAATATTAATGAATATTAGTTAATATGAATGATTCTAATGTATCCTGGTAACAGAAGTGACACTACTAAAATAATTTGTGAGTGatggtaaaaattttgaaattatgaaaaattgtgatgttttgaaaacataaacTGATGAAACGGAAGTTTGCTGCTTAAAAATTACGTAATTTTTAAAGGGGACTCTTAAGGTACAACTGTACCTGATGACCGTTTATTTTCCGCCGTAAAAGACCATTGAGAGTAAGAGAATTAGCACTAAACTTCAAAACCtaaatataacacaaaatatccaTTGAAGTGAAAGACATCCAATTTACAGTTTGTTCCACTTGACTTTTATTATCAACTAGTGGtaccgtacggctttgcccgtagttgaaaattaaaaggttcgcctgtatatttactaataatggatgacgaatttatcgccaattggctatggtcattcgctctcccattccacgtcatgataatttcggaatttactcattcatcttataataattttgctccggaaaatgttcttaaaattgaagtagaaaaagaataaaatcgaattttcgaaaaatcgcttcgaggtgcacacccccatgatacaaactaactttgtgccaaatttcatgaaaatcggccgaacggtctagacgctatgcgcgtcacagatatcctacagacatccagacagagagactttccgctttattattagtaagatgTTCAAATACATTCAAGCAAAAGTATGTTCACACTCTCGATAAGAGTTGAAAATAATCTTAGAAATATATTTCTGCTCGAGTCTGAAAGAGTAAGCATCTTCTGCTTTAAGACTTTTCCTTTGACACAAGATTGCGGAAGTAAGCTTCCATTTCCTTCACTGATCTTGAGCCATGGTACGTCTTGTAGTTTTCTTTGTCTGCACCAAAGATAAGGATTGTGGGTGTTCGCATGACTCCATATTTCTGTCCCAGAGAACGATACTTGGGAGCATCCACAGCCCCTATTTTTGCAATGccctgaaataaaaaattttcaggtCCCTTAGAGAGAGACAGTATGAACAAAACATATAAAATCATTACAAACCAAAGAATACGTATTTGTTTCCGAAAAAGAAAACTATCTAACTGTGAAGGAGTTTAAAAATCACGAAACATTAACAGTAAATAATTAAATAGgcgtttaaaatagaaaaaaaatacatttgttgaCCTTTATTCAGTAAAATTCTCGTCAGCTTGAGATTTAACTTTgcaattgttttcaaaacattctACGAACAAGGATACTCTAAATTGAAATTATTATAGAATTTACGGCAGAAGTTATTGAGCGAACTTGTAAAACTACTgtattttgcaattaaatatttCCCCATCGGTATGTAATGGAAACTAACGAATTTAGTGatgaaaagttttacagaaaCTGTTGTTGGTAAACTAATGAGTTAATAATCTAAGCTAAGtgggaaaagaatttttttgttttctaaagggttcagtacctttcaagcaatttcatttaatttatataaattttatatttctttgaaaccataacatgcatacttatttcgtaatcaataatttatttttgattacgAAACTTGAGtcttaaactttgcaaaaatgctGCTAAAGCCTATTACTCCCATTTTATTATCCCCAACTTGAAATACAGAGTattactgaaaataattgaaaaaattactgtttttgatAGATTACATACCTTCATTCTTGAAGCCAGATCAATCCAGTTCGGAGCAAATTTTTGACAATGAGGGCACCTGTACAAATAAATCGTACAAATATTTTAaccagcatttttattttacttattcaaatcATTTTTAGAGAAACACTAGCAAAaacacccggcgttgcctgggttagcaataattaccagaaacaatcgttacttgcatttgttttctgttttaagtgaaagaacttaaaacacacctttttgacgtaacttaaaatctagcttcttccttactcataaaactaaagtagcagtaagtaaaaagagcaaaatagtattcattttagaaacgaaaacacgaaatttaagcgtatacaaatttgaagaatttccgaaacatgaaattaaacttcacatgtttaaaaagatttatcagttagtacttttttttacattgagtcttaccttctctgtatgtctattgaagaacgaactgctttaaaaaatgtagccgcgcgcccgtgatccccttaaacttgctttagttattttggaaaatcttaattattgtaggttctaggtgcgatttaaaatattaccgaatttgcatGAATCGTTTGAGGATACCTTGGATAATTCTCCttctccttactttgtaaaacggtatgttactaatttttgttgaagagatattgtcgccatatgctaagatacttttggtcaccataaaatggcgctaaacaatttcatccgaaatgtttccaaaataagtagtaaaatttggcgatggtttgaatttgtgcacaaagtcacattaatggaagtttttgtgctgtttatggatttgcctaatttagttgctggattattttacagtaaaaaaagttttta from Uloborus diversus isolate 005 chromosome 5, Udiv.v.3.1, whole genome shotgun sequence encodes:
- the LOC129222767 gene encoding protein disulfide-isomerase A6-like, which produces MWLPTGTTFKALFVFLLMKEISGFSYDDNPDIVNLTPSNFNSEVIASDDVWIVEFYAKWCPHCQKFAPNWIDLASRMKGIAKIGAVDAPKYRSLGQKYGVMRTPTILIFGADKENYKTYHGSRSVKEMEAYFRNLVSKEKS